A single genomic interval of Rhododendron vialii isolate Sample 1 chromosome 3a, ASM3025357v1 harbors:
- the LOC131320428 gene encoding L-type lectin-domain containing receptor kinase S.4-like, with product MAKGLKSLWLFLFLFLFTNPVLSQLNEFVYNGFKTPNNNNNSISLNGVAEIQHNGLLKLTNDTTRLIGHAFYPNPIQFINSTDGKAFSFSTAFAFAIVPEYAKLGGHGFAFTISPSKDLQGALPSQYLGILNSNNTGNSSNHIFAVEFDTVQDFEFKDINDNHVGIDINGLVSNASVNASYFTEADSTPRFLNLKSGKTIQAWIDYDSTTNQLNVTLSLSSTKPSSSILSFDVDLSPILQDTMYVGFSASTGLLASYHYIQGWSFRIRGGQASSLDLSFLPSLPGKKQSQTGLVIGLSVTVTLIVVLSIGAAFYLIRKIKNADVVEDWELDIGPHRFSYKELKHATRGFRDKELLGFGGFGRVYKGTLPKSNTQVAVKRISHESKQGFREFASEIASMGRLRHRNLVQLIGWCRRRTDLLLVYDFMPNGSLDKYIFDEPKVNLSWEQRFKIIKGVASGLLYLHEEWEQTVIHRDVKAGNVLLDSDLNGRLGDFGLAKLYEHGSNPSTTRVVGTLGYLAPELTRTGKPTASSDVFAFGALLLEIVCGRRPIEPKAMPEELVLVEWVWEKWKQGAILEVVDKRLGGECDEIEVVVVVKLGLMCSSSVPGRRPSMRQVMRYLEGETGLPEELAPPGEYDGGKRGGGGGIEFEDFVHSYPSSSGMFEKASPRSSVGERNGNVDVETGLSVSTVSISGGGDGR from the coding sequence ATGGCCAAAGGACTCAAATCTTTGTGGctattccttttccttttcctcttcacAAACCCAGTTCTCTCCCAGCTCAATGAGTTCGTCTACAACGGATTCAAGActcccaacaacaacaacaacagcataAGCCTCAACGGCGTCGCAGAGATCCAACACAACGGTCTCCTCAAGCTAACCAACGACACCACCCGGCTAATCGGCCACGCCTTCTACCCAAACCCGATCCAATTCATAAACTCCACCGACGGTAAAgccttctccttctccaccGCCTTCGCTTTTGCAATCGTCCCGGAGTACGCGAAGCTGGGCGGCCACGGCTTCGCCTTCACTATCTCCCCATCAAAGGACCTCCAGGGGGCCCTCCCCAGCCAGTACTTGGGAATTCTAAACTCCAACAACACCGGTAACTCCTCCAACCACATCTTCGCCGTCGAGTTCGACACCGTCCAGGACTTCGAGTTCAAGGACATCAACGACAACCACGTCGGCATCGACATAAACGGCCTGGTCTCGAACGCTTCGGTAAACGCTAGTTACTTCACCGAAGCCGATTCGACACCGCGTTTTTTAAACCTCAAGAGTGGGAAAACGATTCAAGCTTGGATCGACTACGACTCGACCACAAACCAACTCAACGTCACCCTTTCACTCTCCTCGACGAAACCCAGTTCGTCGATTTTGTCTTTCGATGTCGATCTCTCTCCTATTTTACAAGACACCATGTACGTGGGATTCTCTGCTTCAACTGGTCTACTCGCGAGCTACCACTATATACAGGGGTGGAGCTTTAGAATCAGGGGTGGACAAGCTTCGTCGCTCGATCTCTCCTTTCTCCCTTCACTGCCAGGTAAAAAACAGAGCCAGACGGGTTTAGTCATAGGGCTATCTGTGACCGTTACCCTCATCGTCGTTCTCTCAATCGGAGCGGCGTTTTATTTGATCAGAAAGATAAAAAACGCTGACGTTGTTGAAGATTGGGAGCTCGACATCGGGCCGCACAGATTCTCCTACAAAGAGCTGAAGCATGCCACGAGGGGGTTTAGAGACAAGGAGCTACTGGGGTTTGGCGGATTCGGCCGGGTTTACAAAGGAACCCTGCCGAAATCCAACACCCAGGTCGCGGTTAAGAGAATATCTCACGAGTCGAAGCAGGGGTTCCGCGAGTTCGCGTCGGAGATCGCGAGCATGGGCCGGTTGCGCCACCGGAACCTCGTCCAGTTGATCGGGTGGTGTCGACGGAGAACTGATTTGTTACTGGTCTACGATTTCATGCCTAATGGAAGCCTCGATAAGTATATTTTCGACGAACCAAAAGTGAATCTGAGTTGGGAACAGAGATTCAAGATTATAAAAGGGGTTGCTTCGGGTTTGCTTTACTTACACGAGGAGTGGGAACAGACCGTGATTCACCGAGATGTGAAAGCGGGGAATGTGTTGTTGGACTCAGACTTAAACGGCCGGCTCGGGGATTTCGGGCTCGCGAAATTATACGAGCACGGGTCAAACCCGAGTACAACCAGAGTGGTGGGGACGTTGGGGTATTTGGCACCGGAGCTAACCCGGACGGGGAAGCCGACAGCGAGCTCGGACGTGTTTGCTTTTGGGGCTTTGTTGTTAGAAATTGTGTGCGGGAGGAGGCCTATTGAGCCGAAGGCGATGCCGGAAGAGCTTGTTTTGGTGGAGTGGGTATGGGAGAAGTGGAAGCAAGGGGCGATTTTGGAAGTGGTGGATAAGAGATTGGGAGGGGAGTGTGATGAAattgaggtggtggtggtggtgaagctTGGGTTGATGTGTTCGAGTAGTGTGCCAGGGAGGAGGCCGAGTATGAGGCAGGTCATGAGGTACTTGGAAGGGGAGACGGGGTTGCCGGAGGAGCTGGCGCCGCCGGGTGAGTATGACGGGGGAAagaggggtggtggtggtgggattGAGTTTGAGGATTTTGTGCATTCGTATCCGTCGTCATCGGGGATGTTTGAGAAGGCGAGCCCACGCTCGTCGGTGGGGGAACGGAATGGGAATGTGGATGTTGAAACTGGGTTGAGTGTTTCGACTGTGTCCATCTCCGGTGGAGGAGATGGCAGGTAG
- the LOC131320430 gene encoding thaumatin-like protein encodes MPTSLHPFFLLILFSSVFSADEIQLIIVNNCNETVWPGILGTAGHPTPNNGGFRLCSGEEAVLQLPNRWSGRIWGRQGCCSDQKTGKFSCQTGDCSGLLQCMGTGGIPPATLVEMTLGTPKSPLHFYDVSLVDGFNLPVSMVPIGGGIGCGVAACEADLNVCCPSNLVVKRQGKVVGCKSACLASKSDRYCCTGGYANPKMCKPTPFGHLFKAICPRAYSYAYDEATGLKTCRAPRYVISFCPPK; translated from the exons ATGCCAACTTCCTTGCATcccttcttcctcctcatctTGTTCAGTTCCGTCTTCTCTGCAG ATGAGATCCAACTCATAATCGTGAACAACTGCAATGAAACCGTATGGCCCGGTATCCTCGGCACGGCAGGCCACCCCACTCCAAACAATGGCGGTTTCCGCCTCTGCAGCGGTGAAGAAGCAGTGCTCCAACTTCCCAACCGGTGGTCCGGAAGAATCTGGGGGCGGCAAGGTTGTTGCTCCGACCAAAAAACCGGTAAATTCTCTTGTCAAACCGGGGATTGCTCTGGCCTCCTCCAATGCATGGGCACGGGCGGAATTCCACCCGCAACCCTAGTCGAAATGACACTCGGGACCCCCAAATCACCCCTCCACTTCTACGACGTCAGTTTGGTTGACGGTTTTAACCTTCCAGTGTCTATGGTTCCAATCGGTGGTGGCATTGGGTGTGGGGTGGCGGCATGTGAGGCAGATTTGAATGTTTGTTGCCCTTCCAATTTGGTGGTCAAAAGGCAGGGGAAGGTGGTTGGATGCAAGAGTGCTTGTTTGGCTTCTAAGTCTGATAGATATTGCTGTACAGGGGGATATGCTAATCCAAAAATGTGTAAGCCTACGCCTTTTGGACATCTTTTCAAGGCAATTTGCCCTCGGGCTTATAGCTATGCGTATGATGAGGCTACGGGGCTGAAGACGTGTAGGGCTCCGCGGTATGTCATTAGTTTCTGTCCTCCGAAATGA
- the LOC131320429 gene encoding uncharacterized protein LOC131320429 yields MSSPTSSPEDSPMSSHEDSPMSSDDDSPMSSHEDSPMSSDEDSPMSSPDDSELICSCGLPAKLIISRNRSPYRLFYNCPRGQYNQCGFRQWFDETMQTDNQHVDQINLISIECIQLQERINEIEEERGQERSLRFKERAELNSQLSAVKDELNKIKSKIKPVNKSNPTSAGVTFQTMSMSSPEDSPISSYEDSPMSSPEGSSMSSPENSEVICFCGRLAKLRLSMTSKNPNRYFYNCPKRRNNQCDFFQWFDEPIPTGDRCVDEMNLISSERNRLQERADEIKEEWDQERSLWNKEKMELHLPLSALKDELNKIKSKIKQENDGLDKIKSEIKLENDGLVKIKSEIKLENDGLDNIKSEIKLENDGLDNIKTEIKLENDGLDIKTEIKLENESGSMPPLN; encoded by the exons ATGAGTTCCCCTACTAGTTCACCTGAAGATTCCCCTATGAGTTCCCATGAAGATTCCCCCATGAGTTCCGATGATGACTCCCCGATGAGTTCCCATGAAGATTCCCCTATGAGTTCTGATGAAGATTCCCCGATGAGTTCCCCCGACGATTCGGAACTGATATGCTCATGTGGGCTTCCTGCAAAACTAATAATATCAAGGAACAGGAGCCCTTATAGGTTATTCTATAACTGCCCCAGAGGTCAATATAAT CAATGCGGGTTCCGCCAATGGTTTGATGAAACAATGCAAACTGACAATCAACATGTGGACCAGATAAATCTGATTAGCATTGAGTGCATCCAACTACAAGAGAGGATCAATGAAATCGAAGAAGAACGGGGTCAGGAACGGAGTTTACGGTTCAAAGAAAGAGCGGAGCTTAACTCGCAACTATCAGCTGTGAAAGACGAGCTCAACAAAATCAAGAGTAAAATCAAACCAGTGAACAAGTCCAATCCTACTTCAGCAGGTGTTACTTTTCAGACGATGTCGATGAGTTCCCCTGAAGATTCCCCTATAAGTTCCTATGAAGATTCCCCTATGAGTTCACCTGAAGGTTCCTCTATGAGTTCACCTGAAAATTCTGAAGTGATATGTTTCTGTGGGCGTCTTGCAAAACTAAGACTCTCAATGACCTCCAAGAACCCTAATAGGTACTTCTATAACTGTCCCAAACGTCGAAACAAT CAATGTGATTTCTTCCAATGGTTTGATGAACCAATTCCAACAGGTGATCGATGTGTGGATGAGATGAATCTCATTAGCAGTGAGCGCAACAGACTACAAGAGAGGGCCGATGAAATCAAAGAAGAATGGGATCAAGAAAGGAGTCTCtggaacaaagaaaaaatggagCTACACTTGCCATTATCAGCTTTAAAAGACGAGCTCAACAAGATTAAGAGTAAAATCAAACAAGAGAATGATGGGCTCGACAAGATCAAGAGCGAAATCAAACTAGAGAATGATGGGCTCGTCAAGATCAAGAGTGAAATCAAACTAGAGAATGATGGGCTCGACAACATCAAGAGTGAAATTAAACTAGAGAATGATGGGCTCGACAACATAAAGACTGAAATCAAACTAGAGAATGATGGGCTCGACATCAAGACTGAAATCAAACTTGAGAATGAGTCAGGTTCAATGCCTCCACTAAACTAA